In the genome of Hymenobacter cellulosivorans, one region contains:
- a CDS encoding SIMPL domain-containing protein — MARLFPFATTVLLLGGLGACQSVPSASTVPRQVRSVGYGSVTVYPDYAELTVDAAFTRPRLKDAVAEVQGVVDQVLTLSKRYAPGPNDVRVSSTSSNKEFTYARGKEVFVGFNSTQSVTVRITDLKQLSPYLEELLATRISRIKNLSYGHTRADSLRREADVLALRDAVKTADKMCAALNVKRGAVLEASDSSSPESSSGGYGQSADIELYGKGFGGQGFKTTPELLRFNSTCTLASALE; from the coding sequence ATGGCTCGACTTTTTCCTTTTGCAACAACTGTTCTTCTTCTAGGCGGGCTCGGAGCCTGTCAGTCGGTTCCATCGGCGTCGACGGTCCCGCGGCAGGTGCGGAGCGTGGGCTACGGCAGCGTCACGGTGTATCCTGATTATGCCGAGCTAACCGTAGACGCGGCCTTTACCCGGCCCCGGCTCAAGGATGCGGTGGCCGAAGTGCAAGGGGTTGTCGACCAGGTCCTGACGCTGTCCAAGCGGTATGCGCCGGGCCCCAACGACGTACGAGTGAGCAGTACTTCGTCGAACAAGGAATTCACCTACGCCCGGGGCAAGGAGGTATTCGTGGGCTTCAACTCCACGCAATCCGTAACGGTGCGGATTACTGACCTAAAACAGCTAAGCCCATACCTGGAAGAGCTGCTGGCAACCCGCATCAGCCGCATCAAAAACCTAAGCTACGGCCACACCCGGGCCGACAGTCTGCGCCGCGAGGCCGACGTGCTGGCCCTGCGCGACGCAGTCAAAACGGCCGACAAGATGTGTGCCGCCCTCAACGTGAAACGGGGTGCGGTGCTGGAAGCCAGTGATTCTTCCAGCCCCGAAAGCAGCTCCGGCGGTTATGGGCAGTCGGCTGATATCGAGCTGTACGGCAAGGGGTTCGGAGGGCAAGGCTTCAAGACGACTCCCGAACTGCTGCGCTTCAACAGCACCTGCACCTTAGCTTCGGCACTAGAGTAA